In Longimicrobiales bacterium, the following proteins share a genomic window:
- a CDS encoding di-heme oxidoredictase family protein — translation MRFQRLCSTLGLLVLAACAGPISEEMVEGLPGDPLPGLSPEEAARFAAGKALFNRAFTPEEGLGPLFNQTQCSSCHDLPTSGGHGAEPVMKATRFNADSGCSLLTEAGGDLLQKSLTPLARAAGLAPEQIPEGATDVSEIHAPPLYGLGLVEAVPLSAIRAGADPDDQDGDGISGRLGTAGDGSVGIFGMKAVHPSLLSFTEDATRGELGLTTPSQPTESLPQGLPLPDGVDPAADPEIDSAFLLALVDYVRFLAPPMRQLPQDPEERASVVEGHQIFTSIGCATCHTPVWTTGPNPSPALSEKRFQAYSDFLLHDLGPDLADICAPGAGRSEWRTTPLMGLSLRSVFLHNGRAQRLVDAVELHGGEAAGSRALFRSLSENMRQDLVRFLQSL, via the coding sequence GTGCGATTCCAGCGCCTTTGCAGCACCCTCGGGCTTCTGGTGCTCGCTGCGTGTGCGGGACCGATCTCCGAGGAGATGGTGGAGGGGCTGCCGGGAGATCCACTTCCCGGCCTGAGCCCGGAGGAGGCAGCGAGGTTCGCGGCAGGCAAGGCCCTCTTCAACCGAGCCTTTACGCCCGAGGAGGGCTTGGGGCCTCTCTTCAACCAGACCCAGTGCAGCTCGTGCCATGATCTGCCGACGAGCGGTGGCCATGGTGCCGAACCTGTCATGAAGGCTACCCGCTTCAACGCGGACTCCGGATGCAGTCTGCTCACCGAAGCCGGAGGCGATCTGCTGCAGAAATCGCTGACGCCCTTGGCCCGGGCCGCAGGGTTGGCTCCAGAGCAGATCCCGGAAGGAGCTACGGACGTCTCAGAGATACATGCGCCCCCCCTGTACGGTCTTGGCCTCGTGGAGGCTGTACCCCTGTCGGCCATACGGGCCGGTGCCGACCCCGACGACCAAGACGGCGATGGCATCTCTGGCCGCCTGGGGACGGCCGGAGACGGCAGCGTGGGAATCTTTGGGATGAAGGCGGTCCACCCCAGTCTGCTCTCCTTCACCGAGGACGCCACCCGGGGAGAGCTGGGCCTTACCACTCCGTCCCAGCCCACCGAGTCTCTTCCCCAGGGCCTCCCCCTTCCCGACGGTGTGGATCCTGCCGCAGATCCCGAGATCGACTCGGCTTTCCTCTTGGCGCTGGTGGACTATGTCCGATTCCTGGCCCCTCCTATGCGACAACTTCCTCAGGATCCCGAGGAACGTGCGTCCGTAGTTGAGGGACACCAGATCTTCACGTCTATCGGATGCGCGACCTGCCACACTCCTGTCTGGACCACGGGACCCAATCCTTCACCGGCCCTCAGTGAGAAGCGTTTCCAGGCATACTCCGACTTTCTCCTTCACGATCTGGGTCCGGACCTAGCCGACATCTGCGCTCCGGGGGCGGGTCGGTCCGAGTGGCGAACCACGCCCCTGATGGGACTGAGCCTCCGGAGCGTCTTTCTGCACAACGGGCGAGCGCAACGTCTTGTGGATGCCGTCGAGCTTCACGGCGGGGAGGCCGCCGGCTCCCGAGCCCTCTTCCGGTCCCTATCCGAAAACATGCGCCAGGACCTGGTCCGCTTCCTGCAGAGCCTCTAG
- a CDS encoding peptidylprolyl isomerase → MSPPRPVTRIVLLTAVLTMVACDSPGAGSVPVAQVGDWILAQERLADLLVLAQPLPLDSATVGALVDQWVSMAALAQRVSGGADLDGQEATDASLWLERREAVLEAERRARLGSSAQVSAGQARAEFQADTILLLAQVLRRTGTFNSDAERDLQRRTAQSIVDDLIAGGSWASAVSQSEDADTRASSGLLGLVRVNELLPHLQDAATRLAPGQISSVVESFQGYHILHRPRFEDVSDLYARLLSDRLLEAADGEANRWVADSLQVHVTQNGAAALRALASEKEGAVTGGPLASWEGGNLEVDAVAPYVQALPDDARAGLTYASNEAAVTFLEQLAVRQARFEGAIRAGIVADSERLDDLMEMHRTDVAGWRAALSDGAPPFSLRAVDRYMERLVARQIPLESLPPLLRRWLLDPLASRRDLDAQSAAAASARRLINAASRRTGS, encoded by the coding sequence ATGAGCCCTCCCCGACCGGTGACAAGGATCGTCTTGCTCACCGCCGTCCTGACCATGGTGGCGTGTGACAGCCCCGGCGCGGGTTCCGTCCCCGTGGCCCAGGTAGGTGACTGGATCCTGGCTCAGGAGCGCCTGGCCGACCTCCTGGTCCTGGCTCAGCCCCTGCCCCTAGACTCCGCCACCGTGGGAGCCCTTGTGGATCAGTGGGTCTCCATGGCAGCCCTGGCCCAGCGCGTCAGCGGGGGGGCGGACCTGGATGGACAGGAAGCCACGGACGCATCCCTTTGGCTCGAGAGGAGGGAGGCAGTGCTTGAGGCTGAGCGCCGCGCCCGCTTGGGGAGCTCCGCGCAAGTCTCCGCAGGGCAGGCACGGGCCGAGTTCCAGGCCGACACCATTCTGCTTCTGGCCCAAGTGCTCCGCCGGACCGGCACCTTCAACTCGGACGCGGAGCGGGACCTCCAGCGGAGAACGGCCCAGAGCATCGTTGATGACCTCATCGCCGGAGGAAGCTGGGCTTCAGCCGTGTCCCAGAGTGAGGACGCCGATACCCGGGCGTCGTCAGGGCTTCTGGGGCTGGTCCGCGTGAACGAGCTTCTGCCCCATCTTCAAGACGCGGCCACCCGGCTGGCGCCCGGGCAGATATCATCGGTGGTGGAGAGCTTCCAGGGGTACCACATCCTCCATCGTCCACGCTTTGAAGACGTCTCAGACCTTTACGCTCGCCTGCTCTCGGATCGCCTCCTTGAAGCGGCTGACGGCGAGGCGAACAGGTGGGTGGCAGACTCCCTTCAGGTCCACGTCACCCAGAACGGAGCGGCCGCGCTGCGGGCCCTCGCCTCCGAGAAGGAGGGGGCCGTCACGGGAGGTCCCTTGGCGAGTTGGGAGGGAGGCAACCTGGAAGTGGACGCTGTCGCCCCCTATGTCCAGGCGCTCCCGGACGACGCGCGGGCTGGCCTCACATATGCCTCAAACGAAGCGGCCGTCACCTTCCTGGAGCAGTTGGCGGTGCGCCAGGCCCGTTTCGAGGGTGCCATACGAGCAGGCATCGTCGCAGACTCGGAGCGGTTGGACGACCTGATGGAAATGCACCGTACGGACGTGGCGGGCTGGCGAGCCGCCCTGTCCGATGGAGCGCCCCCCTTCTCGCTCCGCGCCGTGGACCGATACATGGAGCGCCTGGTGGCACGTCAGATACCCCTCGAGTCTCTCCCCCCTCTGCTCCGGCGATGGCTCCTGGATCCTCTGGCCTCGAGGCGCGACCTCGACGCTCAGAGCGCCGCAGCCGCGTCAGCACGTAGGCTCATCAATGCGGCGAGCAGGAGGACGGGCTCTTGA
- a CDS encoding RagB/SusD family nutrient uptake outer membrane protein — translation MKRRFTFGISLAVAAVVGLSACGELLTVSDPQRYTATDLDNALPAVANGVEGAVHEVIDSWVIYQNLLGDIYQHTGTWSGYDETDHGWFIYGANSMQGVQNSLLRARWFATAAEERFVEVLGAEAASSPLTAQARLGGALADMVIGMTWCEAPLVEDGPAVSDMQVLAQAIDKFTATIATANSAGASNIATAALAGRARAKLVMGDYAGAAADAAQVPDGFNYGAKFNNQSNNSIVTLTTATYNKAAGYQAKWWNLVDSDAAGPTHMRDPYTNEYDPRKPMYFVDGITATDNLTMHYSQWKFQVETDDIPMLHSDAMRLIQAENLYRTNDYAGAMTILNQLRANVGLTAIAVPTDATVMRDILLSERDAELFMEGMRAVDLYRFGLTKEIFAAMNDVERPASGRPTKWPMSETEALYNTNIVDDLAQRCLPVTS, via the coding sequence ATGAAACGCAGATTCACTTTCGGGATTAGCTTGGCCGTTGCAGCTGTGGTCGGTCTCTCCGCGTGCGGAGAGCTTTTGACCGTCTCCGACCCTCAACGGTACACCGCTACTGACCTCGACAACGCCCTTCCCGCTGTTGCCAACGGTGTGGAAGGCGCTGTCCACGAGGTGATCGATTCGTGGGTGATATACCAAAATCTGTTGGGTGACATATACCAGCACACCGGTACGTGGTCCGGTTATGACGAGACCGATCATGGCTGGTTCATCTACGGGGCCAACAGCATGCAGGGCGTCCAGAACAGCCTGCTCCGGGCCCGCTGGTTCGCCACGGCCGCCGAGGAACGGTTCGTGGAGGTGCTCGGTGCGGAGGCGGCGAGCAGCCCCTTGACCGCGCAGGCACGGCTTGGGGGTGCTCTGGCCGACATGGTCATAGGTATGACGTGGTGCGAGGCGCCGTTGGTTGAGGATGGCCCGGCGGTCTCCGACATGCAGGTTCTCGCGCAGGCGATTGACAAGTTTACCGCCACCATCGCGACGGCCAATTCGGCCGGCGCGTCGAACATCGCCACGGCCGCTCTGGCCGGGCGGGCGCGGGCTAAGCTGGTCATGGGAGATTACGCTGGAGCGGCCGCAGACGCGGCGCAGGTGCCTGACGGCTTCAACTACGGCGCCAAGTTCAACAACCAGTCGAACAACTCGATCGTGACGCTAACCACCGCCACTTACAACAAAGCGGCCGGATATCAGGCGAAGTGGTGGAACCTGGTGGACAGCGATGCCGCCGGTCCCACGCACATGCGTGATCCGTACACCAACGAGTACGATCCACGGAAGCCGATGTACTTCGTCGACGGCATTACGGCGACGGACAACCTCACGATGCACTACAGCCAGTGGAAGTTCCAAGTGGAGACCGACGACATTCCGATGCTACACTCGGACGCGATGCGGTTGATCCAGGCCGAGAATCTCTACCGGACCAATGACTACGCAGGTGCCATGACCATCCTCAACCAGCTCCGGGCGAACGTTGGCCTCACGGCCATCGCGGTGCCCACCGATGCCACGGTCATGCGTGACATTCTCCTCTCTGAGCGTGATGCTGAGCTGTTCATGGAGGGAATGAGGGCGGTGGACCTGTATCGCTTCGGACTCACCAAGGAGATCTTCGCGGCCATGAACGATGTCGAGCGTCCGGCCTCGGGCCGGCCCACCAAGTGGCCAATGAGCGAGACTGAGGCGTTGTACAACACCAACATCGTAGATGATCTGGCGCAGCGTTGCCTGCCCGTAACCAGCTGA
- a CDS encoding carboxypeptidase regulatory-like domain-containing protein, which produces MTTSKPYRSPQLRKACEAVAACRLFLLLSLVVLVLAPKDLTARQSNETAVRGTVVDVESGKGLEGADVVLHGTSLRVITDERGRFQFEGPGLAPGPYLMEVRHLGYATRADTLWVPDGASIEVTLAVSVEPIRLPDLKVITRSFLLELNGFYDRQRQGYSGVFVDRPAIERKRPNYVADLFRNIPGVEVVGGRIIMSQSSTFSGGGQGCAPAVWLDGIRSDRFSYDNIHPDQLEGAEVYTGGGAPMKYNDLCGTVVMWTRVPMRRH; this is translated from the coding sequence TTGACGACGTCCAAACCGTACAGATCTCCACAACTCCGGAAGGCATGCGAGGCCGTCGCAGCATGCAGGCTTTTTCTTCTGCTTTCCCTCGTCGTCCTTGTGCTGGCACCCAAGGACCTGACCGCCAGACAGTCGAATGAAACTGCTGTGCGCGGAACGGTGGTGGATGTTGAGAGTGGCAAAGGATTAGAAGGGGCCGACGTCGTGCTCCATGGCACCTCGTTACGGGTGATCACCGATGAGCGGGGGCGCTTTCAGTTCGAGGGACCCGGACTCGCACCCGGACCGTACCTCATGGAGGTGCGTCACCTCGGGTACGCCACGCGCGCGGACACGCTGTGGGTTCCCGATGGAGCCTCCATTGAGGTGACGCTGGCCGTCTCGGTGGAGCCCATCCGTCTGCCGGACTTGAAGGTTATCACGCGCTCTTTCCTCCTGGAGCTAAACGGCTTCTACGACCGCCAGCGTCAGGGGTACAGCGGGGTCTTCGTGGACCGTCCCGCCATCGAGAGGAAGCGTCCTAACTACGTGGCAGACCTCTTTCGCAACATCCCCGGCGTGGAAGTGGTGGGTGGACGGATCATAATGAGCCAGAGCTCAACGTTCAGCGGAGGGGGGCAAGGGTGCGCACCGGCGGTCTGGCTGGACGGAATCCGTTCGGACCGTTTCAGCTACGACAACATCCACCCGGACCAACTTGAAGGGGCCGAGGTCTATACGGGCGGCGGCGCGCCGATGAAGTACAACGACCTGTGTGGCACGGTCGTCATGTGGACCCGCGTGCCGATGCGGCGGCACTGA
- a CDS encoding di-heme oxidoredictase family protein, with amino-acid sequence MTDTPGEAVAGLTDAERGRFLLGRALFERLATPHEGLGPLFNGERCSTCHDQPTTGGAGTAVRVLKATGMVNGRCTLLEAKGGDNIQLRATPLLIAEGLGPEEVPAEATATALVTSPPLYGLGLLEAVPSTELERHSDPEDADGDGISGRLARFADGRAAPFGRKGDAATVGDFVESALRFELGFTTEDHPLEELRNGVAVPQAADPAADPEMDAETMGILTDYIRLLAPPAPEAPASAEAADSIHRGKDLFQEVGCARCHVPSLITGSAPESALTAKRIQAYSDLLVHDIGGATGDVCTPQAGPGEYRTTPLWGLRYRSIFLHDGSAYTLQAAIEAHLGEAEAVTRAFHDLEPDDRALLLRFLSHL; translated from the coding sequence ATGACTGATACGCCCGGCGAGGCCGTGGCCGGCCTGACCGACGCGGAGCGGGGCCGCTTCCTCTTGGGGCGCGCCCTCTTCGAACGCTTGGCCACGCCACACGAGGGGCTCGGACCTCTGTTCAACGGGGAGCGGTGCTCCACGTGCCACGACCAGCCTACCACAGGGGGAGCGGGGACCGCCGTCCGGGTGCTGAAGGCGACAGGTATGGTCAATGGGCGATGCACGCTGCTCGAGGCCAAGGGAGGGGACAACATCCAGCTTCGCGCCACCCCACTGCTTATCGCCGAAGGACTGGGCCCGGAAGAGGTTCCCGCCGAGGCCACGGCAACGGCTCTCGTCACCTCTCCTCCCCTGTACGGGCTGGGGCTGCTTGAGGCGGTCCCCTCGACGGAGCTAGAGAGGCACTCCGACCCCGAGGATGCCGACGGGGATGGAATCAGTGGACGTCTGGCACGATTCGCCGATGGGCGGGCGGCGCCGTTCGGCCGTAAGGGCGATGCCGCGACGGTGGGAGATTTCGTGGAGAGCGCGTTGCGCTTCGAGCTGGGGTTCACGACGGAGGACCATCCCCTTGAGGAGCTTCGAAACGGGGTCGCCGTTCCGCAGGCAGCCGATCCCGCGGCTGACCCGGAAATGGACGCCGAGACCATGGGCATCCTCACCGACTACATACGTCTCCTGGCCCCCCCGGCGCCTGAGGCGCCGGCCTCCGCCGAGGCCGCAGACAGCATCCATCGAGGGAAAGATCTATTCCAGGAGGTGGGGTGCGCACGCTGCCATGTGCCGTCGCTCATCACCGGCTCCGCCCCCGAATCCGCTCTCACTGCCAAGAGAATCCAAGCCTACTCCGACCTCCTCGTGCACGACATCGGCGGTGCCACTGGCGATGTGTGCACACCCCAGGCGGGACCGGGTGAGTACCGGACGACACCCCTTTGGGGACTTCGGTACCGGAGCATCTTCCTTCACGACGGCAGCGCGTACACGCTCCAGGCCGCCATCGAGGCGCACCTCGGCGAAGCCGAGGCCGTGACCCGAGCCTTTCATGACCTGGAACCGGATGACCGCGCCCTTCTTCTTCGGTTTCTGTCCCACCTCTGA